A region of Deltaproteobacteria bacterium DNA encodes the following proteins:
- a CDS encoding ester cyclase, producing MSAQRSEEVMRTYLAEVVGKRRYELIPQLAAEDMIDHTQPVKGRQGLVNHVTNFHRTFPDVTIQIRRIVAGENDAVGWWSLKGTHSQELFGQQGSGKVLEFDVVSFFRLKGGMLAEYHVVADALTAAMQMGLKLKPA from the coding sequence ATGAGCGCGCAGCGATCCGAAGAAGTGATGCGCACCTACCTCGCCGAGGTCGTCGGCAAGCGCCGCTACGAGCTGATCCCGCAGCTCGCGGCCGAGGACATGATCGACCACACGCAGCCCGTGAAGGGCCGGCAGGGCCTCGTCAACCACGTGACGAACTTCCACCGCACCTTTCCCGACGTGACGATTCAGATCAGACGCATCGTCGCCGGCGAGAACGACGCGGTCGGCTGGTGGAGCCTCAAGGGCACGCACTCGCAGGAGCTGTTCGGGCAGCAGGGCTCCGGCAAGGTGCTCGAGTTCGACGTGGTGAGCTTCTTCCGCCTGAAGGGCGGGATGCTCGCGGAGTATCACGTCGTGGCGGATGCGCTCACGGCAGCGATGCAGATGGGGCTGAAGCTGAAACCGGCCTGA
- a CDS encoding NAD-dependent epimerase/dehydratase family protein, with amino-acid sequence MPSGHILITGASGLVGRAAMEHFARRGFAVTAISRRAPLETHGARWLSLDLADERACKAALGGMSDVTQIVFAALHEEPELVAGWTQQAHVDRNGAMLRNTLEPIARASRALRNVTILQGPKAYGVHVKPMRPGAREDRDEDRAIPNFYWAQQDYLADRQRGEAWGWTVMRPALVVGLAVGGAMNLLAAIGVYAALLKQRGEPLHYPGGSGSLLEATDTDLMARAFEWAAAAEGARNQALNLTNGELFSLRDQWPVIAESLDMRPGDDAPLGFADELPKHAHEWDRVRAQRGLVAPSLDAFLGQSLQFADFVFARTARGAVGASSISTIKIRRAGFHDTLYTDEMLRKWFARYRAARLLP; translated from the coding sequence ATGCCGAGCGGACACATTCTCATCACGGGCGCGAGCGGCCTCGTCGGCCGCGCGGCGATGGAGCACTTCGCGCGGCGCGGCTTCGCCGTGACCGCGATCTCGCGCCGCGCCCCGCTCGAGACGCACGGCGCGCGCTGGCTCTCGCTCGATCTCGCGGACGAGAGAGCGTGCAAGGCCGCGCTCGGCGGCATGAGCGACGTCACGCAGATCGTGTTCGCAGCGCTGCACGAGGAGCCCGAGCTCGTCGCGGGCTGGACGCAGCAGGCACACGTCGATCGCAACGGCGCGATGCTGCGCAACACGCTGGAGCCGATTGCGCGCGCGTCGCGGGCGCTCCGCAACGTGACGATCCTGCAGGGTCCGAAGGCGTACGGCGTTCACGTGAAGCCGATGCGCCCGGGCGCGCGCGAAGACCGCGACGAAGACCGCGCGATCCCGAACTTCTACTGGGCGCAGCAGGACTATCTCGCCGATCGCCAGCGAGGTGAGGCGTGGGGCTGGACGGTGATGCGCCCCGCGCTCGTCGTCGGGCTCGCGGTCGGCGGCGCGATGAATCTGCTCGCGGCGATCGGCGTGTACGCGGCGCTGCTGAAGCAGCGCGGAGAGCCGCTGCACTACCCGGGTGGAAGCGGGAGCCTGCTCGAGGCGACCGACACGGACTTGATGGCGCGCGCGTTCGAGTGGGCGGCCGCCGCCGAGGGCGCGCGCAATCAAGCGCTCAACCTCACCAACGGCGAGCTGTTCTCACTGCGCGATCAGTGGCCGGTGATCGCGGAGAGTCTCGACATGCGCCCGGGTGACGATGCGCCGCTCGGCTTTGCCGACGAGCTGCCGAAGCACGCGCACGAGTGGGATCGCGTTCGCGCGCAGCGCGGGCTCGTCGCGCCGTCGCTCGACGCCTTCCTCGGCCAATCGCTCCAGTTCGCCGACTTCGTGTTCGCGCGCACCGCGCGCGGCGCCGTCGGCGCGTCCTCGATCTCGACGATCAAGATCCGGCGCGCGGGCTTCCACGACACGCTCTACACCGACGAAATGCTGCGGAAGTGGTTCGCGCGCTATCGCGCGGCGCGGCTGCTCCCATAG
- a CDS encoding DUF839 domain-containing protein codes for MEVRREAGRWRVINESTRNRRITGHTPMRAVGPAAGSPLLQTGDDPTGTRILGTLNNCGGSATPWGTYVTGEENYDFYFAQPTAANLTPEERRYMQSALSGLIRVHRGDPRFDMLVAGNRNEPNRFGWIVEIDPYRPESTPLKLTGLGRFKHEMAAVRLTRDKRAVAYSGDDERNNYIYKFVASRTVQDARRLRKSPLEDGTLYVAKFDAGAVSGDGAGTGQWIPLTPDNPALAGWTLDRIHVFTRLAADAVGATRMDRPEWISVAPDDQVYVCCTNNTRRGRATTNPTEGTGSLPENFTAPIDEANPRGGSAGNPFGHIVRWKEDGDADALTFTWDIFVLAGDPANPLGLPGGNVVGDLFAAPDAVTVDRDGRVWVGTDMFSSELSTGAYTIFNNNMLLAADPATKEFRRFLVGPSGCEVTGITFSPDRRAMFVDIQHPGEPPEVFTNNLNNPSTRWPWPDPSTPGDVNTRRPRSATVVITKDDGGVIGT; via the coding sequence GTGGAAGTGCGGCGCGAGGCGGGCCGCTGGCGTGTCATCAATGAGTCGACGCGAAACCGGCGCATCACCGGCCACACTCCGATGCGCGCGGTCGGTCCGGCCGCCGGCTCGCCGCTGCTGCAAACCGGCGACGACCCGACGGGCACGCGCATTCTCGGCACGCTCAACAACTGCGGCGGCTCGGCGACGCCGTGGGGCACCTACGTGACCGGCGAGGAGAACTACGACTTCTACTTCGCGCAGCCGACGGCGGCGAACCTCACGCCAGAAGAGCGCCGCTACATGCAATCGGCGCTGAGCGGCTTGATCCGCGTCCACCGCGGCGACCCGCGCTTCGACATGCTCGTGGCCGGCAATCGGAACGAGCCGAATCGCTTCGGCTGGATCGTGGAGATCGATCCGTATCGCCCCGAGTCGACGCCGCTGAAGCTGACGGGCCTCGGCCGCTTCAAGCACGAGATGGCCGCGGTGCGGCTCACGCGAGACAAGCGCGCGGTCGCCTACTCGGGCGACGACGAGCGCAACAACTACATCTACAAGTTCGTCGCTTCGCGCACGGTGCAGGATGCGCGGCGGTTGCGGAAGAGCCCGCTCGAGGACGGCACGCTGTACGTCGCGAAGTTCGACGCGGGCGCCGTGAGCGGCGACGGCGCGGGCACTGGCCAGTGGATTCCGCTCACGCCCGACAACCCCGCGCTGGCCGGCTGGACGCTCGACCGCATCCACGTGTTCACGCGCCTCGCCGCCGACGCCGTCGGGGCCACGCGCATGGACCGTCCGGAGTGGATCAGCGTCGCGCCCGACGACCAGGTCTACGTGTGCTGCACGAACAACACGCGGCGCGGGCGCGCGACGACGAACCCGACGGAAGGCACAGGCAGCCTGCCCGAGAACTTCACGGCGCCGATCGACGAGGCGAACCCGCGCGGCGGCAGCGCGGGCAACCCGTTCGGCCACATCGTGCGCTGGAAGGAGGACGGCGACGCGGACGCGCTCACGTTCACGTGGGACATCTTCGTGCTCGCGGGCGACCCGGCGAACCCGCTCGGGCTGCCCGGCGGCAACGTCGTGGGCGACCTGTTCGCGGCGCCCGACGCCGTGACGGTGGATCGCGACGGCCGCGTGTGGGTGGGCACGGACATGTTCTCGTCCGAGCTCAGCACCGGCGCGTACACGATTTTCAATAACAACATGCTGCTCGCCGCCGACCCGGCCACGAAGGAGTTCCGGCGCTTCCTGGTCGGGCCCTCGGGCTGCGAGGTCACCGGCATCACGTTCAGCCCGGACCGGCGCGCGATGTTCGTGGACATCCAACACCCCGGAGAGCCGCCGGAGGTGTTCACGAACAACCTGAACAACCCGTCGACGCGCTGGCCGTGGCCGGACCCGAGTACTCCGGGTGACGTCAACACACGCCGGCCTCGCTCGGCGACGGTCGTGATCACGAAGGACGACGGCGGAGTCATCGGAACCTGA
- a CDS encoding HEAT repeat domain-containing protein, which produces MKCSSAVFACLLALLACGGDGDGACAERAPSAEPAPPVASEASPEAPRVQREPAPAIDPAPASDERVRQILALGRAPADADALLVAARDSDPRAREAAIVLLGHSDDPRALDALIAATRDADSRVVLAALAQLQWSDDRLAEAALRELARASDPEVAKAARDALGE; this is translated from the coding sequence ATGAAGTGCTCCTCGGCCGTGTTCGCTTGCCTACTCGCGCTGCTTGCTTGCGGCGGAGACGGCGACGGAGCGTGCGCGGAGCGCGCGCCGAGCGCGGAGCCCGCCCCGCCGGTGGCGAGCGAGGCGAGCCCGGAAGCACCGCGCGTCCAGCGTGAGCCCGCTCCGGCGATCGACCCCGCTCCCGCGAGCGACGAACGCGTGCGCCAGATCCTCGCACTCGGCAGGGCGCCCGCGGATGCCGACGCGCTGCTCGTCGCTGCGAGGGACTCCGATCCTCGCGCACGTGAAGCCGCGATCGTGCTGCTCGGCCACAGCGACGACCCGCGCGCGCTCGATGCGCTGATCGCGGCGACACGCGACGCGGACTCGCGCGTCGTGCTCGCGGCGCTCGCGCAGCTGCAGTGGTCCGACGACCGGCTCGCGGAGGCCGCGCTGCGAGAGCTCGCGCGAGCCAGCGACCCCGAGGTCGCGAAAGCGGCACGCGACGCACTCGGGGAATGA